The genomic stretch TAGAAATTTACTTAATGGAAATGTTGAATGCCAGGGGCTCTGGATCAAGAAAAATATGAATGACACAAGTACATAAGTGAAACTCTGTATAAAATTAGGAGAAGCTGGGTGAGCACTACATAAAAACTCTGTACAAATTTTGCAGCTTTTCTGAATACTTAAAGTTCAACGTaagcattaaaaaattagaataatgttaatatttttggtggggagtgtgtgctgattgggaGGAGTGGCAAGAGGGCTTCCGTGATGGTGATGTTCTGTCGCTTGATGTTTAGtactaatataatatatattgtaatatatattagTATGGTTAGtactaatatatgtaatatagctATATGCTATATTATACTATGTGCTTTATTATACTACTTAATATTAAAAGGGATTAAAAACCATTTATAATGTGCTTGTCTTTCTTAGAAGCCCTGTTGCCTCTTTCATTAAGTGATGAGTCAACTTGCTCCCTAAAATTCCCTTAAAATAGTCCTTGACCTCAAGAACCCTGAGTAGTCACTCAGGAACACTCACACCTGCTCTGGTGGGACAGGTGTCATTTGAGCCTTATCAGCTATAGCTGGTCCTGAGTCCACCTCCATAAATTTCAGGTCTAGAAGCTGAAGAAAGCTAGCACATTTTCCCCATCCTGGGCCATTGGCTTCTCTGACATCAGGGTCATAAGACTGAGGGTGAAAGTACTTGCTTATCTAGGACtgtatttaagtaaaaatattaatccaTGGCAAATTATCTTATAGTTTCAGATGTTCATCTTATGAGAGAAAAACAGTGATAGCTTAATAACAAAGGTTTTATTATGCaataaaacatttacattcatttagaattataaacaatatttaatgttttaaatgtactttcaagaacaggaaaaaacatatattaagcattcaagtaaaattttatataaaatagttgCAAATAGATAGGTCTAAGCAAAGAATTCTTTCTCCTGTGTTGTAGCACTTTGAGTaacttttttccttgttttataaaattaaagcagGACAGTTTTTAAGAAAGACATTTAAAGCAATAAACATCTATTACATTGATAACTACAAAAGCAtagttaaaaatgagaaaaaataattttacaaatttttatttggcAGCATATCGAAGAATTATATTTacagaattttatgttttattgtattttcccaATTGTTTGCAATCTCTCTGGAAAGTAAAAGTGAGATTTGGGATGTAAAGTCCAGTGCCTAATGGAGAGGTCAGCCTCACACACAACTGCGATGGGCTAATGACAGTTCACACATCAAGACTCTTATCCTGAACCAACTAAGAATATCAGTGTTTCCACGAATCCTCTTCCCATCCCATCAAGTGAAAATCAGGAATAGCCAGTGTACATTTCACGAGCCCAGTCACCTGAGAATGGCAGACAGCCCATGTGCCAAGGGACTCACGCTCAGGTGTTCTGACAAAATAATGACAATGGCGATGATGATAATCACCAGCAGTGACCAAGAACTCAGACCCAGGAAAGAGCTCTGTATGTATTAACACATTGAATATTAACACAGGtgtagaaactgaggcactaAAACCCAGGAAAGAGATCCGTTTCTATCAACACATTGAATACTAACAcaaatgcagaaactgaggcactcAGTGACAATCTCAGTAGATGCATTGATGGAAATTGTGTTAATTTCCTGACAGATTTCTAAAAATAactaagtgaaagagaaatatcctTAAAATATTTGGCAAAATCTAAAACATACGTTCCTGTTCTAATAACCCTTCTGcttgttttatgttcttttttgttgaCTGGCTAAATCAGGTACTAAaactgtgtgcgtgtgtgtgtgtgtgtgtgtgtgtgtgtgtgtgtgtgtgtatgtgtgtgtcctcTTCCAAAAAATTCATACTAACAGGAGTGCAAGGCTACAGGTTCAAGATGAGGTAATTAAAGCAGTTCGAACATGTgtggaatgggaaggaataaATCACCACAACAAGCTGCAGTTACACAAccttgaaatattttatgaaggtacttttatacttttatacttttagtttttGAAGAAACATTTGCATTTCTATCTACATATAGTAGTGCAAATATTGtctttctcccattcaacaggttttttttttcaggatttttcatcatttcatcaacaattttttcatctttttttgtcaTAAAGTATTTATgcttttttggggttttgttgcaGATCTTCTATAGTAAAGACCAGGATGTTCTACTTTTGCAGAAAATATATCTTCACAAAGAGTCTCCACATGGCTGTTTTAATCTCCTTATTCCTAAGACTATATATGATGGGATTGAGGAAGGGAGGCAAAACTGTGTATGTCAGAGCAATCACTAAATCCTGAATGGACAGAGCTTTTGCAATTGGTCCTAAGGCAGCAAAGAGCCCTGTGGTAAGAAAGAGCATGATGACAATGAGCTGGGGGGAGCAGGTGGAGAAGGCTTTTGCTCGACTCTGTCCTGAAGGGATTCTGAGCACCGTTGAGAAGATTTGGAAATAGGAGATCATCATGAGAATAAAGCATCCCAGAACCAAGCATGAGCTCAGGGCCAGGGTCAAAAACTCTACAAAGAAAACCTCACAGGAAACCAGGGCCAACACATGAGGGATGTCACGGAAGAACTGGTGGATCACATTGGATCTGCAAACGTGCTCCCGAAACATGTTGCCAGTGTGGACGGCTGCGTAGGAAAAGCAGCTTAGCCAGGTGGTGACTGCCATCTGATAGCACCCTCCTGATGTCATCACGGCTCTGTATTGGAGGGGGTGGCAAATGGCAACATAGCGGTCATAAGACATGACAGTAAGGAAGGCCAGCTCAGCAGATgcaaaggcagagaaaaaataGACTTGAGCCACACAGCCAAGATAAGAGATGGAGCTTCTGCGAGTCAGGGAGTTACGGATGGATTTAGGCACAGTGACTGAGATGTAGCACAGATCCAAAACAGAGAGGTTCTtcaggaagaagtacatgggtgTGTGAAGATGCTGATTGAGAGTGATGACCGCAATGATGAGCAGGTTCCCCACCAGCGCTGCCAGATAAATCAGCAGAAACAGCCCGGCGTGCAGCACCTGCAGCTCCCAGATACCAGAAAACTCCATCAGCAGGAATTCTGTCACTTTTGTGAGATTGTCCATTTGGCAGGGAAATCTGTGATCTGATTgttgagaaaaaatatacaatagtTTTAAATGAGACAAAAAGTGAACACAGTGTGGTAGGAGTAATATCCTCCTAAATTAAATTCAATCCACTGGACATCTTCCACACtgcttaaacaaataaaatggtggGAGATTTTTAACATGGAAAGATCATAAAAAATATATGCCTAAGACTATGAGTTGAGTAACCAATTTCTAAAAGCTTTTGATTAGTACTGTTTTTCTATTATATGGAACTTCTCAATCTTGAAATTAAGATTTTTCTCATCAAATAATCTAGGGTGCTTATTAAATATGCAGAATTTCAAGTCTCAAGGCaaatatactaaataaaaatttgtggGATAAAACCAATAATTTGCTTTTCATACAAGTTTCTGGGTGATTTTTTAGTACAAAAGTTTGTAGTTTTAACTGTGGTTATACATCCTGGGCAGAGTCAACTGTCTTTagctatttgttgaataaattggGTGGTAAGCCACTTTAAAATGAGGATTTACTGTTTAAGACATGGAATGAGTATGGAATATGATTTTAAAACCATTGATAATTAGCTCTGGTTTGGAGAGAGGGAAATTTATTTTGTGTCAATGTGCAAGACATGACAATAGTTATACTAACAATGCCATTACCCATGTGTTGCACCTTCTCTGTGCCCGATGCTATTATCTCTACAGGACACACCTTGGCTCAATTAATATTCATAATtgtacaataaattaaaatatgccgttattattctttttctcaagaTAAAACGGAGGCATAACAAGATCAAATAAGTTGCCCAATGCACTGAAAGAGCCAGCACCTGAGCCAGCATTTAAATCAAGGCAGTTCATTTCCAGGATGTGTTGCTGACCTCTGCATTCTAagtttttttcatagaaaataacTTTGACTAACATAAGCtcacaaaaataacttttttctatatattgtttatcatattttgtttattttcactgGTATTatctatatgtttaaaattagtttttctgcATCAAAGTCATGTGTGTTAGATCCTGTTCACATGACTCAAATATTCTCACTAAAAacaacttattaatttttttcaaactagAGCCAACTTTAAACAAgtgattttaaaatcaggttactGATCATCTAAGGTTTAGTTGCCTTATTTCATTAATGATAAACTCTATTAAGCACATAAATGCTATCCCTTGCTACCAGGCAAATGTGAAATGTTATTTATAAGACAGGTAGAACCTATGTTTTATgacaaattttaaagataatgtgaaatgttattttttataggACAGGTAGAACCtatgtttaatgaaaaaatttgaaGATAATCTTTTGTCCAAATGCTATAAATGATACAGTCACTTTGAAGCATTTCATTGTATCATTAAAACAAGTAATTGAAAAGAATTGCACTCTTGGCAAAGCGCGGTGGCgaactcctgtaatcccagcactttcggaggttgaggtaggtggatcacctgaggtgaggagttcgagaccagcctgaccaacatgctgaaatcccgtctctactgaaaatacaaaatagctgagcgtggtggcacatgcctgtaatcccagctactcaggaggttggagcaggagactcgcttgaacctgggaggtggaggtggcagtgagccaagatcgtgccactgcactccagcctgggcaataagggcataactccatctcaaaaaggaaaaacaaaaagaattgtaCTGTCACACAAAGTCAAGTGACGAGCAATACATATTTACAATGAAAATGACAAAGGAGCACTATCCCTGATAAACGacaaactataaaaacacattaGCATAAACAATGAGCAAAGTATATGAACAAGGGCTCAGAAAACTGGAAAGCTAATGACCCAATAACAATTCAAAATGTGTTCAACTTTACTagttatggaaatgcaaattaaaactttaaCATGATGCTATTTTGTGTCCATTGCTTTAGAAAACATATGTCTGGCAAGTAAAGTCTCGACAAACATGTGAAGGGACGAAGCTCTTTGCTGCTGCTTAGTTTGCTGTGTAAGCAGCCTACCTACTTTGGAGGGTCAACTGGAAATTTTGAACACAACTGAAGATGCGCAAGTTTGATGCAGCAATGCTCCTTCTCACAAATGTAcacttgagttttaaaaaatgacatatgTGAGGATGTTTGCTCCATGACGTTTAAACCCCTAATTACCATCACTAGGAAAATGGATAACATACCCTACTTTATCCCAGAATGGAACACTCTCTAGAAGTTAAACTGAATGGGATACTCTACATCAATATTGAACATTTCAACATAGTTTTGAAAAAACCCCACAAACTATTACACAAAATATGTTCCCAGTCATATGCATTTAAACATTCAAATTGTGCAGtgcattatttataaatacacacacatacatatatatatatatatatatacacacacacacagataagcTTGTATAAAACAGTTACTGGAATGAATACAAATGCCAATAAATGGGGTAGCGGAGggaaaaaataagttgaaaacatTGAACAGTAATTATATCTGTAATATTTTAACAGTTAAGAtcattaaagcaaacaaaaatatgaataaatgataaGCCTAAGTGCTCgttcttaaaaatcatttgttaTACTCTTTCtagattttggatatttcatatttttaatattatttatacattaatGTCAAAGAAGCAACTGAAATACTTTTGTGTGTTAtaaattgcttttatattttatatatttaaattgcttGTAAAATTCAGTGAAAAAAGCTCTCTTTTTTCCACTGTTTTCTTTGACAttatagattaaataaaatacctCACATATTAAAGTAATAATCTCAAAAAATATgattaaacattaataaaaaagtaATGGGGACTCAGGTGATTACATTCTGCATATTTTGACATCCATTATAATACTATTTAACAATGCAGAGTAACTTTTAAAACTGGGTTTTtgttctgactttttaatagaaCTCAATGAAACAAGTAATAAAATGGTTGTTAATtggtttgtatttaaaatatctcAACCAAACAACCAAGAATTGCAGCTGTCCCATAAAACAAGGCAAAAGGTTACCCACCCTTCCAGCAGAATCAGCAGTGTACAGGAGTATACTATCTCCCGGGTTAGCTTGCTATCGGTAGATGTAAAATTCTACAAAACTGCCACGTGGCCAATTCCTTGTAATGTATTATctagagaatgagaaaataataatgctCTTTCCTTGATTCTAACACTCACATTTCTGCACTGCTAAAGGAAAAGcatcatataatttatatatagttgtgtatatatagtgcatatatagttcgtgtatatatatacatataaatatacatgtatagtatatatatacatatatatgtatagttgtgtatatgtatacatacatatatatgtatatatagttgtgtatatatttgtgtacatatagtgtgtatatatagttactgtttattgaaaagttattaaattaatattttccttgaaaattgTCTACAATTTGAAATTGAGGACATACAAAACAAATCTATAGGGATGCAAACATATTATCATTAtgatatataagcatatatacaaTACACCTATTCAAAATATTAGGCAAATTGATGTGCATTTATTAACAAAAACTTAGTAGTTAACACATTGGTTAAAAAGACACAAtacattttcatatacatatgtgcatCATTGATAGATATAAGTTgaaaattttgaatatattatttttaaccgTAAAGCATATtgaattaaatatgtataaagaTTTCCTGCTTCCAAGTCTGTCTATTTTAAATTCACACATGTGGTATGATGAGTAATAAGATTAAAAGAGACCTGAATTCTTGTCATGTTCTGACACAGCTGTTTTAAGTTGGGGAacctacaaatacattttaatttcaatttactGAAATGTAAAACTACACTCAACAAGATGGCCTCTGCTGCCCCACCTCTGAGAGCATTTGTATCTAATCTATATGAAGCCTTTTTACTTCAGTGTAGTTTTCTCTGAGTGGCCTGATGCTGAAGAGCTGCCCTTTATCCCACTTATATCAAGCAAAAGAGCAACACTGAGGAACAAAACCAATACACACTGCACCATGAGCTGCTTCCACTCTAGtctcaaactaaaaatagatctctCCAAAActgattaaaatgataaaaattcaaGCAAACTGAATGCactattttgtttgcttgtttcattggaaaaaaatatgaaacataatTACTAAGAGAACAATTAAATCACTTTAAGCAAAcatgtcttgatttttttctcataaaaaatttgaaatgattGCTTACATAAATCTCATGTAGACAAATTCAATTTCCTTATTGGGTAAATATCTGAGAAATACAAGACCAGCAATACCTTGATTAAATAACATGTAGCTTCTCAATATGTATTCACTGTCTGGACCAATGATGATAAAGAAACAGTTCTGAAGTTTTCCTCTGTGTCTCACCAGAAGAAGTGACCCAATTTAACATGCAAACTCAGTGATAGAGAAAACCTGATGTATAATATATCAAGGAGACAATCTTCTCTGTTAGTTTCCCATAGAGACTGGGCCGCCACAGTCTGGAGGAGATTGGCTTCCAGAAGGAAGCCTGGGGGACGCTGGTCTCAGGAGGATGCTGCCTCCTCTGGGTTAAATTGTAAATTACCTGctgaaacagaaagcagaatatGGAGTAGGTGCCAACTGAACTCAGAGTCCGTGAGGAAGTGATGAGCATGAGATATAGAGATTTTCATTAAGAGAGTGAGGAGAGTAAACAGTGAAAAAAGTAAAGgatttatat from Homo sapiens chromosome 1 genomic patch of type NOVEL, GRCh38.p14 PATCHES HSCHR1_6_CTG31 encodes the following:
- the OR14I1 gene encoding olfactory receptor 14I1 (The RefSeq protein has 3 substitutions compared to this genomic sequence) — its product is MDNLTKVTEFLLMEFSGIWELQVLHAGLFLLIYLAVLVGNLLIIAVITLDQHLHTPMYFFLKNLSVLDLCYISVTVPKSIRNSLTRRSSISYLGCVAQVYFFSAFASAELAFLTVMSYDRYVAICHPLQYRAVMTSGGCYQMAVTTWLSCFSYAAVHTGNMFREHVCRSSVIHQFFRDIPHVLALVSCEVFFVEFLTLALSSCLVLGCFILMMISYFQIFSTVLRIPSGQSRAKAFSTCSPQLIVIMLFLTTGLFAALGPIAKALSIQDLVIALTYTVLPPFLNPIIYSLRNKEIKTAMWRLFVKIYFLQK